In Spirobacillus cienkowskii, a genomic segment contains:
- a CDS encoding substrate-binding periplasmic protein — protein MRRFLSKFFLISIAIILNLTAHSDDKKTIKFETDIWCPYTCDEKTTQLKGYVIDMAEEIFAKHNIKFTHSLIPWARAIKRAEKGEVDAVGAAYKEGREGYLVFPKEEFAMSINKFYVLKENNWMYKNPESLNNTILGIVLGYVYGGGVGILNQNSKKIMPSGGENAFERNLDKLIRKEINATIEESYVAQYTIKQLKLQDKVKEAGSFGVKKGIYIGFSKALPDSERYAQMLSDGIKELKKNGRFEKILKKYNLKVEK, from the coding sequence ATGAGACGGTTTTTATCAAAATTTTTTTTAATTTCGATTGCAATTATCCTTAACTTGACAGCTCATTCCGATGACAAAAAGACAATTAAATTTGAAACTGACATTTGGTGTCCCTATACCTGCGATGAAAAAACAACCCAGCTAAAAGGTTACGTTATTGATATGGCAGAAGAAATTTTTGCAAAACACAATATTAAATTTACTCATAGCCTGATTCCTTGGGCACGCGCCATAAAACGAGCAGAAAAAGGCGAAGTCGACGCAGTTGGTGCTGCATACAAAGAAGGACGAGAAGGTTACCTTGTTTTCCCAAAAGAAGAATTTGCCATGAGTATCAACAAATTCTATGTGCTAAAAGAAAATAATTGGATGTATAAAAACCCAGAATCTTTAAATAATACAATACTAGGCATTGTACTTGGTTATGTTTATGGAGGTGGTGTGGGCATTTTAAATCAAAATTCCAAAAAGATTATGCCCTCTGGAGGAGAAAATGCTTTTGAAAGAAACTTGGACAAATTAATCAGAAAAGAAATTAATGCCACAATTGAAGAAAGCTATGTGGCACAATATACAATCAAACAACTAAAATTACAAGATAAAGTAAAAGAAGCAGGGAGTTTTGGAGTCAAAAAAGGGATTTACATTGGCTTTTCTAAAGCACTACCAGATTCTGAAAGATATGCACAAATGCTGTCTGATGGAATTAAAGAACTTAAAAAAAATGGGCGGTTTGAAAAAATCTTAAAAAAATACAATCTCAAAGTAGAAAAATAA
- the lspA gene encoding signal peptidase II, with translation MQKSSLEESPKVNHTKQVKLAFLGYFFIFIGIVLLDLLTKFWAEKSYLTHFSLVDIKVYNYVSDFIFRIGSSTNWIEFETTYLRNTGAAWGFLGNLPENIRPYLFYVITVVAMIIIFIFFLKTPSKQILSRLAILFIFSGAAGNFLDRVMLHYVIDWIHFKWSLFGWDYDYPVFNIADSVVTFGAILLVIDTVKEDIKIRKANKIRKARKSSKS, from the coding sequence ATGCAAAAGTCTTCATTGGAGGAGTCTCCAAAAGTTAATCATACCAAACAAGTAAAACTTGCTTTTTTAGGTTATTTTTTTATATTTATTGGTATTGTACTTCTTGATTTATTAACAAAATTTTGGGCAGAAAAGTCTTATTTAACTCACTTTTCTTTAGTAGATATCAAAGTTTACAATTATGTTTCCGATTTTATTTTTAGAATAGGCTCTTCGACAAATTGGATTGAGTTTGAAACAACTTATTTGCGAAATACGGGTGCTGCATGGGGATTTTTAGGAAATTTGCCTGAAAATATTCGCCCTTATCTTTTTTATGTGATTACTGTCGTCGCAATGATTATTATTTTCATCTTTTTTTTAAAAACACCTTCTAAACAGATTCTTTCTCGTTTAGCGATTCTCTTTATTTTTTCTGGCGCAGCAGGTAATTTTTTAGATAGAGTAATGTTACATTATGTAATAGACTGGATTCATTTTAAATGGAGTCTCTTTGGATGGGATTATGATTATCCTGTTTTTAATATCGCAGATAGTGTTGTAACCTTTGGCGCAATATTACTTGTTATTGATACTGTAAAAGAAGACATTAAAATTCGTAAAGCAAATAAAATTCGTAAAGCGAGAAAAAGTTCAAAGTCTTGA
- a CDS encoding ATP-dependent Clp protease ATP-binding subunit produces MAQQFLKNSTHRVNEIFQSGITEALNAQVKMLIPEFLLFALIEQKDSIALKIADECKLDEVLVKTTIINSIYDSINQLQKKQDTNYSHSRDPTGMYGSPEVAFLLERADLERKNFGDAYISTGTLFLAFFDSRLGSREILTRSGMNYEESKKALLNIRGNHRVTNRDDEAKQSALSQFTRDITAIARRGELDPVSAREEEIERVIQVLSRRKKNNPVLIGEPGVGKTVIIEGLAQRIVDLEVPDHLVGKRVLSLEMADLVAGSKMHGEFEERLKAVKEEIIDLEGQVILFIDEIHTVVGAGRTSGSLDASNILKSSLATGQLQCVGATTFKEYKQYIESDRALERRFQPIRVDEPSVANAKVILKSIAVKYEKHHQIKYSPESLDAAVELSKKYIFSRSLPDKAIDLIDEAGALKRIKVVSIPPEIQKLEQERAKKDLERNDFFNRQDFAMVANVQMELLALENKIAERRKHWESEMKQEDRVVTAEDIAELVSKITGIPVKRLQAEELEKLAHIEAELAKRLIGQKLAIVAVANALRRNRIGLRERKAPIGSFFFLGPTGVGKTELAKALAEYVLNDEQRLLRFDMTEFMERHETSKLIGSPPGYVGYGEGGQLTEKIKRNPYSVLLFDEVEKAHPDVFNLFLQILDDGHLTDAEGQKVSFENTLIIFTSNIGSEYISSNKRSVGLGGMDKDLSHDEVSDLVLGELKKTFKPEFLNRLDEIIVFEKLNPEDIRKILDLNLQHLVQKVKVQGLDLKITEDARKFLADRGFSPLNGARPLRRLLEAEVENRIAQEIIVKGKNKKTGLVNGSVLNIDLVKEPQLQIKVTIS; encoded by the coding sequence ATGGCTCAACAATTTCTAAAAAACTCTACCCATCGTGTCAATGAAATATTTCAATCAGGAATTACTGAAGCACTGAATGCCCAAGTTAAAATGTTAATTCCTGAGTTTTTATTGTTTGCACTCATTGAGCAAAAAGATTCTATTGCACTAAAAATTGCTGACGAATGCAAACTTGATGAGGTGCTTGTAAAAACCACGATTATTAATAGTATTTATGACAGCATCAATCAATTGCAAAAAAAACAAGATACAAATTATTCGCATTCACGAGATCCAACAGGCATGTATGGATCTCCAGAAGTTGCTTTTTTATTAGAGCGCGCCGATCTTGAGCGTAAAAATTTTGGAGATGCGTATATTAGTACAGGAACGTTATTTCTGGCTTTTTTTGATTCTCGCCTAGGGTCTCGCGAAATATTAACCCGTTCTGGCATGAACTATGAAGAATCTAAAAAAGCATTATTAAATATACGCGGTAATCATCGGGTCACAAATCGTGATGATGAGGCAAAGCAAAGTGCTTTGTCGCAGTTTACTCGAGATATTACGGCAATAGCGCGTCGGGGTGAGCTTGATCCGGTGTCGGCTCGCGAAGAGGAAATTGAGCGTGTGATTCAAGTGCTGTCGCGTCGCAAAAAAAATAATCCTGTTTTGATTGGCGAACCTGGGGTTGGCAAAACTGTTATTATTGAAGGACTTGCGCAACGCATTGTCGATCTTGAAGTTCCGGATCATTTGGTTGGCAAGCGCGTTTTGAGCCTCGAAATGGCGGATCTGGTTGCGGGCAGTAAAATGCATGGCGAATTTGAAGAACGCTTAAAAGCTGTTAAAGAAGAAATTATTGATTTAGAAGGACAAGTTATACTTTTTATTGATGAAATTCATACTGTTGTGGGCGCAGGGCGCACATCTGGTTCGCTTGATGCCTCAAATATATTAAAAAGTTCATTGGCAACAGGACAATTACAATGTGTTGGGGCAACAACTTTTAAAGAATATAAGCAATACATCGAAAGTGATCGTGCGTTAGAGCGACGTTTTCAACCAATTCGCGTGGATGAGCCTTCGGTTGCCAATGCAAAAGTAATATTAAAATCAATTGCGGTTAAGTACGAAAAACACCATCAAATTAAGTATAGTCCAGAAAGCTTGGATGCCGCAGTTGAACTGAGTAAAAAATATATTTTTAGTAGAAGTTTGCCAGATAAAGCAATCGATCTCATCGACGAAGCAGGCGCCTTAAAACGCATTAAAGTTGTGAGTATTCCTCCTGAAATTCAAAAACTCGAACAAGAGCGCGCAAAAAAAGACTTAGAGCGCAATGATTTTTTTAATCGACAAGATTTTGCAATGGTTGCCAACGTGCAAATGGAGCTACTGGCTTTAGAAAATAAAATTGCAGAAAGAAGAAAACATTGGGAATCAGAAATGAAACAAGAAGATCGTGTGGTCACTGCCGAAGACATTGCAGAACTTGTTTCAAAAATTACTGGCATTCCGGTAAAACGACTGCAAGCCGAAGAACTCGAAAAATTGGCACATATTGAAGCAGAGTTGGCAAAGCGCCTTATTGGACAAAAGCTGGCTATTGTGGCAGTGGCAAACGCCCTTCGCCGCAATCGAATAGGACTTCGAGAACGCAAAGCGCCCATTGGTAGTTTTTTCTTTTTAGGACCAACAGGTGTTGGCAAAACAGAGTTGGCAAAAGCATTAGCCGAGTATGTTTTAAATGATGAACAGCGATTGTTACGTTTTGATATGACAGAATTTATGGAGCGCCATGAAACTTCAAAGCTGATTGGTTCGCCACCTGGTTATGTTGGTTATGGCGAAGGCGGCCAGTTAACAGAAAAAATCAAGCGCAACCCTTATAGTGTTTTGCTGTTTGATGAGGTTGAAAAGGCGCACCCTGATGTCTTTAATTTGTTTTTACAAATTCTGGATGATGGCCATCTCACTGATGCAGAAGGGCAAAAAGTGAGTTTTGAAAATACCCTGATTATTTTTACAAGCAATATTGGCAGCGAATATATTAGCTCAAACAAACGTTCCGTAGGTCTTGGCGGCATGGACAAAGACCTCTCGCATGACGAGGTGTCAGACCTTGTGCTAGGTGAATTGAAAAAAACATTCAAACCCGAATTTTTAAATAGACTCGATGAAATTATTGTATTTGAAAAACTAAACCCCGAAGACATCCGCAAAATTTTAGATCTAAACTTGCAGCACTTAGTGCAAAAAGTAAAAGTACAAGGTTTGGATTTAAAAATAACTGAGGATGCGCGTAAATTTTTAGCAGATCGTGGCTTTAGTCCATTAAATGGAGCAAGGCCGTTGCGTCGGTTACTTGAAGCAGAAGTTGAAAACCGTATTGCGCAAGAAATTATTGTGAAAGGAAAAAATAAAAAGACAGGCTTGGTCAATGGTTCTGTATTAAATATTGATCTCGTTAAAGAACCTCAATTACAAATTAAAGTTACAATTTCTTAG
- a CDS encoding ribose-phosphate diphosphokinase: protein MESEPLVFSGNANLELANKICQYLNVPLGTALIGKFSDGETRIEIQSNVRGRDVFIIQPTCFPANQNIMELLIMIDALRRASAQRITAVIPYFGYSRQERKSAPRTPITAKLIADILVSAGVNRILTIELHTGAIQGFFNIPLDHLYSKPVFLEHFSKMNLENPIMVSPDAGGVERARALAKVLGCGIAIVDKRRDRPGDSQVMNLIGDVKNKTAILFDDICDTAGSLTSAAKVLMERGALKVYAAATHGVLSGPAIGRLNDSCIEKLFITDTIPLSEEAATCSKIQVLSVSELLGKAIRRIHNSDSISNLFI from the coding sequence ATGGAAAGCGAACCTCTTGTATTTTCTGGCAATGCCAATCTTGAATTAGCCAATAAAATTTGCCAATACCTCAATGTCCCACTTGGAACAGCTCTTATCGGAAAATTTTCTGATGGCGAAACGCGTATTGAAATTCAAAGTAACGTACGCGGGCGTGATGTGTTTATTATTCAACCGACCTGTTTTCCTGCAAATCAAAATATCATGGAATTGCTGATTATGATTGATGCTCTAAGGAGAGCAAGTGCGCAACGCATTACAGCAGTGATTCCTTATTTTGGGTATAGTCGCCAAGAGCGTAAAAGTGCGCCCAGGACTCCAATTACGGCTAAACTGATTGCGGATATTTTGGTGAGTGCTGGGGTAAACCGTATTCTTACCATTGAATTGCATACGGGAGCGATACAAGGATTTTTCAATATTCCACTTGATCATTTATACAGTAAGCCTGTATTTTTAGAGCATTTTTCAAAAATGAATCTCGAAAATCCAATTATGGTTTCGCCTGATGCAGGCGGTGTGGAAAGAGCTCGTGCCCTTGCAAAAGTTCTTGGTTGTGGCATAGCCATTGTCGACAAGCGCCGTGATCGTCCAGGAGATTCACAAGTTATGAATCTTATTGGTGATGTAAAAAATAAAACGGCAATTCTTTTTGATGATATTTGTGATACCGCAGGGTCATTAACATCTGCTGCCAAGGTTTTGATGGAAAGAGGGGCCTTAAAAGTTTATGCTGCAGCAACGCACGGTGTTTTATCTGGGCCAGCAATCGGTCGTTTGAACGATAGCTGTATTGAGAAATTATTTATCACAGATACCATTCCATTATCGGAAGAAGCGGCAACGTGCTCTAAAATTCAAGTATTGAGTGTTTCTGAGCTACTTGGTAAGGCTATCCGTAGAATCCATAACTCAGATTCTATTAGTAATCTTTTTATATAG
- a CDS encoding alpha/beta hydrolase has protein sequence MEQFDFSSISVTVSQSDLKAEPGVQYLDFEGARIAFDFQPSTVQCNKLLVLINGFQRNYLDFRAFRKKIHSLNPSLATLALDNRYCGQTIVTEKAQELTVFRMAKDVAALAAFYCRSLELNAFSALGISMGGMIAQTLAAHCPQVDALILVSTTAGGQSRVWPQGKSHSSVMQFKDYYVSLDSTKNYMKNYFGERFLKNSPLLFEMMCKTLVKNREKVGDSVLDAAQMQLKVASNFDGESLLSKIFTKTLVISGDADAVVPLANSYYLQDHIKNSSLIVYKDVGHLILIEEPDLFVSDICTFLS, from the coding sequence TTGGAGCAGTTTGATTTTTCTTCAATTTCTGTGACTGTGTCTCAATCAGATCTGAAAGCTGAACCCGGTGTGCAGTATCTTGATTTTGAAGGTGCGCGTATTGCATTTGATTTTCAGCCATCAACAGTTCAATGCAATAAGCTCCTTGTTCTGATAAACGGTTTTCAACGCAACTATCTCGATTTTAGAGCTTTTCGTAAAAAAATTCATAGCTTAAATCCTAGCTTAGCGACTCTTGCACTCGATAATCGTTATTGTGGACAAACGATAGTTACAGAGAAAGCGCAAGAGTTGACTGTTTTTAGAATGGCAAAAGATGTTGCTGCATTGGCCGCATTCTATTGCCGCTCTTTAGAGTTAAACGCATTTTCGGCACTTGGAATTAGTATGGGTGGGATGATTGCGCAAACCCTCGCAGCGCATTGTCCGCAAGTTGATGCACTTATTTTAGTGAGTACAACTGCAGGCGGCCAAAGTCGCGTTTGGCCGCAAGGGAAATCCCATTCAAGTGTGATGCAATTTAAAGATTATTATGTCTCTTTAGATTCAACAAAAAATTACATGAAAAATTATTTTGGAGAGCGTTTTTTAAAGAATTCTCCTTTGTTATTTGAAATGATGTGCAAAACACTTGTCAAAAATCGTGAAAAAGTGGGAGACTCTGTTTTAGATGCAGCACAAATGCAATTAAAAGTAGCTTCAAACTTTGATGGAGAGTCTTTACTATCTAAGATTTTTACAAAAACATTAGTTATTTCAGGAGATGCTGACGCTGTTGTTCCCTTAGCCAACTCCTATTATTTACAAGATCATATTAAAAATTCGTCGTTAATTGTTTATAAAGACGTCGGTCATTTGATTCTTATCGAAGAGCCCGATTTATTTGTTTCTGATATTTGTACTTTTTTAAGTTAG
- the rlmN gene encoding 23S rRNA (adenine(2503)-C(2))-methyltransferase RlmN: protein MTLSLALNMNEADWGAWCQTQGEPVFRAKQIMDWMYIRHQFQPSTFTNLPQKLRELLSTHFNWQLPSIDTSLPSQDGSEKILLKLHDGLFAECVLMPSDNRVTLCVSSQVGCRMACTFCQTGKMGFTRNLTMGEILFQVVIANKRLIEKNILNRKVTNIVFMGMGEPLDNYQNVVSACKVFLDPKLFGLSKHKVTVSTSGLIPEIQKLGHDVPVALAISLHSADEALRSQMMPVNRKYSLQELKETLLNYPIHTRHGITFEYVLINQVNDSILHAKKLVKFLHGLKAKVNLIPMNPHPGANNMIATDEIRMKEFQKYLTARSIPAPIRYSRGQDVSAACGQLAAKRKDELHLAPRTVALARRREYLAEKS, encoded by the coding sequence ATGACTTTATCGTTAGCTCTAAATATGAATGAAGCGGATTGGGGTGCATGGTGCCAAACTCAGGGAGAACCTGTTTTTCGTGCTAAGCAAATTATGGATTGGATGTATATCCGCCATCAGTTTCAGCCAAGCACTTTTACAAACTTACCGCAAAAACTGCGTGAGCTATTGAGTACACATTTTAATTGGCAGTTGCCAAGCATTGATACTTCACTCCCATCTCAAGATGGAAGTGAAAAAATTTTGCTTAAATTGCATGATGGTTTGTTTGCGGAATGTGTATTAATGCCGTCTGATAATAGAGTGACTTTATGCGTGAGTAGTCAAGTTGGTTGTCGGATGGCGTGTACGTTTTGCCAAACAGGTAAAATGGGGTTTACGCGTAATTTGACAATGGGCGAAATTTTATTTCAAGTTGTTATTGCAAATAAAAGATTAATTGAAAAAAATATATTAAACAGAAAAGTCACAAATATTGTTTTTATGGGAATGGGTGAGCCGCTAGATAATTATCAAAATGTTGTGAGCGCATGTAAAGTTTTTCTTGATCCAAAATTATTTGGGCTTTCTAAACATAAAGTCACAGTTTCGACGTCTGGATTAATTCCTGAAATTCAAAAACTCGGCCACGACGTTCCTGTTGCGTTAGCAATTTCATTGCATTCGGCAGACGAGGCGTTGCGCTCGCAAATGATGCCTGTTAACAGAAAGTATTCTTTGCAAGAATTAAAAGAAACGTTACTCAATTATCCTATTCATACACGTCATGGTATTACGTTTGAGTATGTTTTAATCAATCAGGTCAATGACTCTATTTTACATGCCAAAAAGCTTGTTAAATTTTTACATGGGTTAAAGGCTAAGGTTAATCTTATTCCTATGAATCCGCATCCTGGAGCAAACAATATGATTGCAACAGATGAGATCCGAATGAAAGAATTTCAAAAGTATTTGACAGCGCGTTCTATTCCTGCGCCAATTCGGTATAGTCGTGGGCAAGATGTGAGTGCAGCATGTGGACAGCTGGCAGCAAAACGTAAAGATGAATTGCATCTTGCGCCACGCACTGTGGCATTAGCACGTCGGCGAGAATATTTGGCAGAAAAGTCTTAG
- a CDS encoding PilZ domain-containing protein yields MKFLAVSQDNKFTKSICSEFKQQGYEVFEANSLKDADVLCKKEKPDVIVADHLQSDGNFFDFYDALKQFSGKEAPPVAILLAEQNSQLTPEVVIAMGGWALFTKPVPIKSLYHSVEDAVFSRKEGYTKRLDERIELTSRLHIKFGDSLRMVSTFSTNISFGGFFASLTSDLPTVGDSVDFRLLFSATEIIEGKGKVVWVRKEAKDGEQMGCGVQFSEGREKYVHFLVPIINETRTKQFELAAFKNEDINDILTQSVRAAKEKISKTITEILLLPTSEKVQVLCRTPQMLSVFSLLIYEIVYPMREIKGSNCMIAIKEKSTEFVDIIFTCIPSGASLFVEALIEDKIQPILDLHNAKISCDFNSISSTIIVTLKRS; encoded by the coding sequence GTGAAATTTCTTGCTGTCAGTCAAGATAATAAATTTACAAAGTCAATTTGTTCTGAATTTAAGCAACAGGGGTATGAAGTTTTTGAGGCAAATTCTTTAAAAGATGCTGATGTTCTCTGTAAAAAAGAAAAACCCGACGTCATTGTGGCTGACCACCTGCAATCTGACGGGAATTTTTTTGATTTTTATGATGCGTTAAAACAATTTTCTGGTAAGGAAGCCCCGCCAGTTGCGATTCTTCTTGCAGAACAAAATAGCCAACTCACACCTGAAGTGGTGATTGCAATGGGTGGGTGGGCTTTGTTTACAAAACCAGTGCCAATTAAGTCACTGTATCATTCTGTCGAAGATGCCGTATTTTCAAGAAAAGAAGGGTATACAAAAAGGCTTGATGAACGCATCGAATTGACTTCGCGCTTGCATATTAAGTTTGGCGACTCACTTCGAATGGTGTCTACATTTTCGACAAATATCAGTTTTGGCGGTTTTTTTGCTTCTTTGACTTCTGACTTGCCGACAGTGGGAGACAGTGTTGATTTTCGCTTGTTGTTTTCGGCTACCGAAATAATAGAAGGCAAAGGAAAAGTTGTTTGGGTTCGAAAAGAAGCGAAGGATGGCGAGCAAATGGGATGTGGTGTACAATTTAGCGAAGGAAGAGAAAAGTATGTACACTTTTTAGTGCCTATTATTAATGAAACACGGACAAAGCAATTTGAATTGGCAGCATTTAAAAACGAAGACATAAATGATATTTTAACTCAGTCTGTTCGTGCCGCAAAAGAAAAAATTTCAAAAACTATAACAGAAATATTATTGTTACCAACATCAGAAAAAGTACAGGTTTTGTGTCGCACTCCGCAAATGTTAAGTGTTTTTTCTTTGTTAATCTATGAAATCGTTTATCCTATGAGAGAAATTAAAGGTTCTAATTGTATGATTGCAATAAAAGAAAAAAGCACAGAATTTGTAGATATCATCTTTACATGTATTCCAAGTGGTGCTTCGCTTTTTGTCGAAGCGTTGATTGAAGATAAAATTCAGCCAATT
- a CDS encoding NAAT family transporter, whose translation MDFVSFLIDQNSSLGASMSYLFNTFVSVFVMVDPLAAIPVYLLLTERFTPSDVKKTRRKAIIVASSILLVFAVTGMGVLNLFGISISALRIAGGILLLKFALEHMMGSSEKIKHEEEDESLHKDDISIVPLAMPLLAEPGAISTIVVQSTKANNVLYFCLLIIAILLVMWVSALILKSSQYLFRLLGKTGLNLMGRLVGILIAAIAIEFVITGLRDSFPGLWK comes from the coding sequence ATGGATTTCGTCTCTTTCTTGATCGATCAAAACTCATCTCTAGGCGCATCCATGTCGTACCTTTTTAACACGTTTGTTTCTGTGTTTGTCATGGTCGATCCCCTAGCAGCAATTCCAGTGTATCTTCTTCTGACAGAACGTTTCACTCCTAGCGATGTCAAAAAAACACGACGAAAAGCAATCATTGTTGCGTCTTCTATTTTATTAGTGTTTGCCGTAACAGGCATGGGTGTCTTAAATCTTTTTGGAATTTCAATATCTGCGCTACGGATTGCAGGTGGGATTTTGTTGTTAAAATTTGCTTTAGAACACATGATGGGTTCATCAGAAAAGATCAAACATGAAGAAGAAGATGAAAGCCTCCATAAAGATGACATCTCCATTGTGCCTCTTGCTATGCCCCTCCTTGCTGAACCTGGAGCAATTTCAACAATCGTTGTGCAATCCACTAAAGCAAACAATGTTCTTTATTTCTGTTTATTAATTATTGCAATTTTGCTTGTGATGTGGGTTTCTGCCTTAATTTTAAAATCAAGCCAGTATCTTTTTCGCCTCCTTGGTAAAACAGGTTTAAACCTCATGGGACGATTGGTTGGAATTCTCATTGCAGCCATTGCCATTGAATTTGTGATCACAGGCCTCAGAGACTCTTTTCCTGGGCTTTGGAAATAA
- a CDS encoding carboxypeptidase M32, whose translation MNHAQLFAQLNNLITEIENINAASAVLSWDQHTYMPAQGALGRGRQLATLGKIAHEKLTHPQIGKLLEALQTFEESIPYSSFEASFLRNVRWRYLRLVKVPGSFIEELLTHQSSSFAAWVEAKKEKNFSIVQPFLEKTLELSRKYAGFFDYQHIADPLIDMSDHGFSAQIIQEVFAALKKELVPFVKDVAQRSIQNDSCLRQVFPVPLQEQFCQKMIQLIGFDFTRGRLDTTHHPFMTSFAHGDVRITTRYQEKFLAESLFSTIHEMGHAFYEMGNDIALDGSPLFGGTSSGVHESQSRLWENIVGRSYEFWEYFYPLLQSTFAQQLKNVPLNEFYVAINRVSQSLIRTDADELYYNLHVMIRFELELDMLEGRVKIKDLPEAWNAAYARDLGVVPPDDALGCMQDIHWYDGLIGGQFQGYTLGNIMSAQFFAAAERSEPNIWGGIKKGNFKPVQSWLQQNLYQYGKKFSSLEVLKKATGDSLFIEPYMQYLRKKFPIK comes from the coding sequence ATGAATCATGCACAGCTATTTGCGCAATTAAATAATTTAATAACAGAAATAGAAAATATTAACGCGGCATCCGCTGTTTTGTCTTGGGATCAGCATACGTATATGCCTGCTCAAGGGGCTCTAGGGCGCGGACGGCAACTTGCTACGTTAGGCAAAATTGCGCACGAAAAATTAACCCATCCACAAATAGGAAAGCTGCTGGAGGCGTTGCAAACATTTGAGGAATCTATTCCTTATTCTTCGTTTGAAGCGTCATTTTTACGCAATGTAAGATGGCGTTATCTGCGTTTGGTAAAAGTTCCAGGCTCATTTATTGAAGAACTTCTTACGCATCAATCCTCAAGTTTTGCTGCTTGGGTCGAAGCAAAAAAAGAGAAAAACTTTTCAATTGTGCAACCTTTTCTTGAAAAAACTTTAGAGCTATCAAGAAAATATGCAGGATTTTTTGATTATCAACATATTGCCGATCCGCTTATTGATATGAGTGATCACGGTTTTTCTGCACAAATCATTCAAGAAGTTTTTGCTGCTCTAAAAAAAGAGCTTGTTCCTTTTGTCAAAGATGTTGCGCAGAGATCTATCCAAAACGATTCGTGTTTACGCCAAGTTTTTCCGGTTCCGTTGCAAGAACAATTTTGTCAAAAAATGATACAATTGATAGGTTTTGATTTTACCAGAGGACGTCTTGATACCACGCATCATCCATTTATGACTTCGTTTGCGCATGGCGATGTGCGCATTACAACCCGTTATCAAGAAAAATTTCTTGCTGAAAGTTTATTTAGTACCATTCATGAAATGGGTCATGCGTTCTATGAAATGGGAAATGATATTGCACTGGATGGTTCGCCTTTATTTGGCGGAACGTCAAGTGGAGTCCATGAAAGCCAGTCGCGTTTATGGGAAAATATTGTAGGACGAAGCTATGAGTTTTGGGAGTATTTTTATCCTTTACTGCAAAGTACCTTCGCGCAGCAGCTTAAAAACGTGCCGTTAAATGAATTTTATGTTGCAATCAATCGGGTTTCACAATCTCTTATCCGCACAGATGCCGATGAGCTTTATTATAATCTTCATGTGATGATCCGTTTTGAGTTAGAACTTGATATGCTTGAGGGACGAGTAAAAATTAAAGATCTTCCAGAAGCCTGGAACGCGGCCTATGCTCGCGATTTGGGTGTGGTTCCCCCAGATGACGCCCTTGGGTGCATGCAGGATATTCATTGGTATGATGGTTTGATTGGTGGCCAATTTCAGGGCTATACCCTAGGAAATATCATGAGTGCCCAGTTTTTTGCGGCTGCAGAGCGCAGTGAGCCCAATATTTGGGGGGGTATTAAAAAAGGCAATTTTAAACCAGTACAAAGCTGGCTACAACAAAATCTTTACCAATATGGCAAAAAGTTCTCAAGCCTTGAGGTGTTAAAAAAGGCAACGGGAGATTCTCTGTTTATTGAGCCGTATATGCAATATCTTAGAAAAAAATTTCCCATCAAATAA